A genomic window from Streptomyces sp. HUAS YS2 includes:
- a CDS encoding sensor histidine kinase, translating to MADVTETTRIPLDDKRSPEFRLAMGALGGLREDLFHNAFAYRPLPRMDVDRGLTRHLPEGIRAYTGYLPHAAVAWGAFMVFLIGLGAISGTGAMALGIAAIPAGIVLLTLVRPVFAFWASLLATPFIGVIGSPDGWPWSPNGFAAHVLVLTVVAARTRPRTAAWMWAATAGYALFAETFLGIGRTSDSVPLLFVAALALLVVTVLQVRRQAAAEVTAQQSVTAVERSKRTLLEERTTIARELHDVVAHHMSVVAIQAEAAPYRVENPPPELEQAFATIRENAVAALTELRRVLGVVRAEDYEAPDAPQPTLADLDGLIGNVREAGLDVEKTVTGAVRELPQGVELSAYRIVQEALSNVLRHASGASAKVEVSYVLGGLGLRVVNARPAVAMVKPSPGAGHGITGMRERVTMLGGEMDAGQTDSGGYEVTAFIPVPREEAGQ from the coding sequence TTGGCTGACGTGACCGAGACGACGCGCATTCCACTCGACGACAAGCGCAGCCCCGAGTTCCGCCTGGCCATGGGCGCGCTCGGCGGACTGCGCGAGGACCTCTTCCACAACGCCTTCGCGTACCGGCCGCTGCCGCGGATGGACGTCGACCGCGGCCTCACCCGGCACCTTCCGGAGGGCATACGTGCCTACACCGGGTACCTTCCGCACGCCGCGGTGGCCTGGGGCGCCTTCATGGTCTTCCTGATCGGCCTCGGCGCGATCAGCGGCACCGGGGCCATGGCGCTCGGGATCGCCGCGATTCCCGCCGGGATCGTGCTGCTCACCCTCGTCCGGCCGGTGTTCGCCTTCTGGGCCTCGCTCCTGGCGACCCCGTTCATCGGAGTCATCGGCTCACCCGACGGCTGGCCCTGGTCGCCGAACGGCTTCGCCGCGCACGTCCTCGTGCTGACCGTCGTCGCCGCCCGCACCCGCCCCCGCACCGCCGCCTGGATGTGGGCCGCGACCGCCGGCTACGCCCTGTTCGCCGAGACGTTCCTCGGCATCGGACGCACGAGCGACTCCGTGCCGCTGCTGTTCGTCGCCGCGCTCGCGCTGCTCGTCGTGACCGTCCTCCAGGTGCGCCGCCAGGCCGCCGCCGAGGTCACCGCCCAGCAGTCCGTGACGGCCGTCGAGCGGTCGAAGCGGACCCTGCTGGAGGAGCGCACCACCATCGCGCGCGAGCTGCACGACGTGGTCGCGCACCACATGTCGGTCGTCGCCATCCAGGCGGAGGCCGCCCCGTACCGGGTGGAGAACCCGCCGCCGGAGCTGGAGCAGGCGTTCGCCACGATCCGGGAGAACGCGGTGGCGGCGCTGACCGAGCTGCGCCGGGTCCTCGGGGTCGTCCGTGCGGAGGACTACGAGGCCCCCGACGCCCCGCAGCCGACGCTCGCCGATCTCGACGGGCTGATCGGCAACGTGCGGGAGGCCGGGCTGGACGTGGAGAAGACGGTCACGGGTGCGGTGCGCGAGCTGCCGCAGGGCGTGGAACTGTCGGCGTACCGGATAGTCCAGGAGGCGCTCAGCAACGTGCTCCGGCACGCCTCGGGGGCGTCCGCCAAGGTCGAGGTGAGCTATGTGCTCGGCGGTCTGGGGCTGCGCGTGGTGAACGCGCGGCCGGCGGTGGCGATGGTCAAGCCGTCGCCGGGGGCCGGGCACGGGATCACCGGGATGCGGGAGCGGGTGACGATGCTGGGCGGTGAGATGGACGCCGGGCAGACGGACAGCGGCGGCTACGAGGTGACCGCGTTCATCCCGGTGCCGCGAGAGGAGGCCGGCCAGTGA
- a CDS encoding acyltransferase family protein has protein sequence MATDRVRGRGVAASVRGPGRGVAAAVRWPGRGVAAAVRDAARRIDEATPPGRDRAVDALRALAILGVVLGHWLVTALVADTGTLRTASPLQHLPELTPISWVFQTLAVFFFVGGHVGVRSHLAARERGTPYRAWLTARLARLFRPVVAVLVLWTVAAALMLLAGAEPQTVHTLGKLVLSPLWFLLVFAALTAATPLLVRLHPLWALAVVAHVDLIRFGFDGPQELGWINVAAGWLVPYTLGALWARGELSRRAGWILLVSGAAVTAALVAGCGYPASMVGVPGAEVSNLSPPTLAAVCFGLAQCGLALLLLGPLRRAMRRPLAWAAIALLNVSAMTVFLWHQTAMMAVTATGLLAGRPLAGLHTVPDDAGWILARLAWLPVFALALAVCWTAFRAYETGERGGSRVRGGSRVRGGSGERVRPGERVGSRVRGGSPKGGASSPPVLRRREMHRA, from the coding sequence ATGGCGACCGATCGTGTGCGGGGGCGAGGCGTGGCGGCGAGCGTCCGTGGGCCTGGGCGAGGCGTTGCGGCGGCCGTTCGCTGGCCTGGGCGAGGCGTTGCGGCGGCCGTTCGTGACGCGGCGCGGCGGATCGACGAGGCGACCCCGCCCGGGCGCGACCGGGCCGTCGACGCCTTGAGGGCCCTGGCCATCCTCGGGGTGGTCCTGGGGCACTGGCTGGTCACCGCGCTCGTCGCCGACACCGGCACCCTGCGGACCGCGAGCCCGCTCCAGCACCTTCCCGAACTCACCCCGATCTCCTGGGTGTTCCAGACGCTGGCGGTGTTCTTCTTCGTCGGCGGTCATGTCGGGGTGCGCAGCCACCTCGCCGCCCGGGAGCGCGGCACGCCGTACCGGGCCTGGCTGACGGCCCGCCTGGCGCGGCTGTTCCGTCCGGTCGTCGCGGTGCTCGTGCTGTGGACGGTGGCGGCGGCCCTGATGCTGCTCGCCGGGGCGGAGCCGCAGACCGTCCACACCCTGGGGAAACTGGTGCTCTCCCCGCTCTGGTTCCTGCTGGTGTTCGCCGCCCTGACCGCCGCGACCCCGCTGCTCGTCCGGCTCCACCCGCTGTGGGCGCTCGCGGTCGTGGCCCATGTGGACCTGATCCGGTTCGGGTTCGACGGTCCGCAGGAACTCGGCTGGATCAACGTGGCGGCCGGCTGGCTCGTCCCGTACACGCTCGGTGCGCTGTGGGCGCGCGGCGAACTGAGCCGGCGGGCCGGGTGGATCCTGCTGGTGTCCGGCGCGGCGGTGACCGCCGCCCTGGTGGCCGGGTGCGGCTATCCCGCGTCGATGGTCGGCGTCCCGGGGGCCGAGGTGTCCAACCTCAGCCCGCCGACGCTCGCCGCCGTCTGCTTCGGGCTCGCGCAGTGCGGTCTCGCGCTACTCCTGCTCGGACCGCTGCGCCGGGCGATGCGCAGGCCCCTGGCGTGGGCGGCGATCGCGCTGCTCAACGTGTCGGCGATGACGGTGTTCCTGTGGCACCAGACGGCGATGATGGCGGTCACCGCGACGGGCCTGCTGGCCGGCCGGCCGCTGGCCGGGCTGCACACGGTGCCGGACGACGCGGGCTGGATACTGGCACGCTTGGCCTGGCTGCCGGTTTTCGCGCTGGCGCTGGCGGTGTGCTGGACGGCCTTCCGGGCGTACGAGACGGGGGAGCGGGGCGGGTCACGGGTGCGGGGCGGTTCACGGGTGCGGGGCGGATCGGGGGAGCGAGTGAGGCCGGGGGAGCGAGTCGGGTCGCGGGTGCGGGGCGGGAGTCCGAAGGGCGGTGCCTCTTCGCCTCCCGTCCTCCGGAGGAGGGAGATGCACCGTGCCTAG
- a CDS encoding response regulator transcription factor, whose translation MIGVLIVDDQMMVREGFSVLLGAMPDIEVVGEAVNGREAIAQVAALRPDVVLMDIRMPELNGIEATREIVASNPEAKVLVLTTFDLDEYVYQALRAGASGFLLKDASARQLAEGVRVVAAGEALLAPTVTKRLITEFAKAAGSPRPPALSQIGDLTERETEVLVLIAQGLSNQEIADHLVVAESTIKTHVSRILVKLGLRDRTQAAVFAYEARLVQVGG comes from the coding sequence GTGATCGGAGTGCTGATCGTGGACGACCAGATGATGGTCCGGGAGGGCTTCTCGGTGCTGCTCGGCGCGATGCCGGACATCGAGGTCGTCGGCGAGGCGGTGAACGGGCGGGAGGCGATCGCGCAGGTGGCGGCACTGCGGCCGGACGTGGTGCTGATGGACATCCGGATGCCGGAGCTGAACGGCATCGAGGCGACCCGGGAGATCGTCGCGTCGAACCCGGAGGCGAAGGTGCTGGTCCTGACGACCTTCGACCTCGACGAGTACGTGTACCAGGCGCTGCGCGCCGGGGCCTCGGGCTTCCTGCTGAAGGACGCCTCGGCCCGGCAACTGGCGGAGGGCGTACGGGTGGTCGCGGCGGGCGAGGCGCTGCTCGCGCCGACGGTGACGAAGCGGCTGATCACCGAGTTCGCCAAGGCCGCCGGGTCGCCCCGGCCGCCGGCGCTCTCGCAGATCGGGGATCTGACCGAGCGGGAGACGGAGGTGCTCGTGCTGATCGCGCAGGGTCTGTCCAACCAGGAGATAGCGGACCACCTGGTGGTGGCCGAGTCGACCATCAAGACGCATGTGAGCCGGATCCTGGTGAAGCTGGGCCTGCGGGACCGGACACAGGCGGCGGTGTTCGCGTACGAGGCGAGGCTGGTGCAGGTGGGCGGGTAG
- a CDS encoding alpha/beta hydrolase, producing MNTNRLRRTLLASLVVAAVAVPVSGAATRAGIPAPAAVVFDAGDTPQARYAANRVAVAEAARTAEAHGDRRRAGRLRALAAADRRLLAFDGHGTGRIVEVFGDLERARRIAVLVPGSDVNLDTYGGRFRRGAAALSAELGPDAAVVAWLGYDTPETVGPEVLTPGRADEAAPELRAFMGLLRSFNPDARMSALCHSYGSVVCGRAARGLDVTDLVLYGSPGTGADTAAGLGTAARVWVGRGADDWIARVPHVDVEVFGTKLGLGPDPSEPSFGARPFAAGDGGHGDYLEAGTVPLRSIARIVKGDVA from the coding sequence ATGAACACGAACCGGCTCCGTCGCACGCTGCTCGCCTCGCTCGTCGTCGCCGCGGTCGCCGTTCCGGTGTCCGGTGCGGCGACCCGGGCGGGGATCCCCGCGCCCGCCGCCGTCGTGTTCGACGCGGGCGACACCCCACAGGCGCGGTACGCGGCCAACCGGGTCGCCGTCGCCGAGGCCGCACGCACGGCCGAGGCGCACGGCGACCGCAGGCGCGCCGGGCGACTGCGCGCCCTGGCCGCCGCCGACCGCCGGCTGCTCGCCTTCGACGGGCACGGCACCGGGCGGATCGTCGAGGTGTTCGGCGACCTGGAGCGGGCCCGGCGGATCGCCGTGCTGGTCCCCGGCTCGGACGTCAACCTCGACACGTACGGCGGCCGGTTCAGGCGCGGCGCGGCCGCGCTGAGCGCGGAGCTCGGACCGGACGCGGCGGTGGTCGCCTGGCTCGGCTACGACACCCCCGAAACGGTCGGCCCGGAGGTGCTCACTCCGGGCCGGGCCGACGAGGCCGCGCCGGAACTCCGGGCGTTCATGGGCCTGCTGAGGTCCTTCAACCCGGACGCGCGGATGTCCGCGCTCTGCCATTCGTACGGGTCCGTGGTCTGCGGCCGGGCCGCGCGCGGCCTCGACGTCACCGACCTCGTTCTGTACGGCAGCCCCGGCACCGGCGCCGACACGGCCGCGGGGCTCGGGACCGCGGCGCGGGTGTGGGTCGGGCGGGGCGCGGACGACTGGATCGCGCGGGTGCCGCACGTGGACGTCGAGGTGTTCGGCACGAAGCTCGGGCTCGGCCCGGACCCGTCCGAACCATCCTTCGGCGCGCGGCCGTTCGCCGCCGGGGACGGCGGGCACGGCGACTACCTGGAGGCGGGGACGGTGCCGCTGCGCAGCATCGCCCGGATCGTGAAGGGGGACGTGGCGTGA
- the kynU gene encoding kynureninase has translation MSETLRETALRLDSEDPLAKRRELFALDAAVYLDGNSLGALPAHVPARMADVITREWGALRIRSWDESGWWTAPERTGDRIAPLVGAAPGQIVVGDSTSVNVFKAVVAAARLAGEERDEILVDATTFPTDGYIAESAARMTGRRIVPVAPAEVAGAVGPRTAAALVNHVDFRTGRLHDLPGITAAVRAAGALAVWDLCHSAGALPVGLDTHGVDLAVGCTYKYLNGGPGSPAYLYVAERHQGVFDSPLPGWNSHADPFGMTPGYAAADGAARGRVGTPDILSMLALESALDVWDGVAIEDVRAKSLALTDFFLECVRGYVPDGVVESLTPAAHAERGSQVALRCDAAPAVMAELIARGVVGDLRRPDVLRFGFTPLYVGFADAERAARVLAEVVTDLGVAA, from the coding sequence ATGTCTGAGACCTTGCGCGAGACCGCGCTGCGCCTTGACTCCGAGGACCCGCTGGCCAAGCGCCGCGAGCTGTTCGCCCTCGACGCCGCCGTGTACCTGGACGGGAACTCGCTGGGCGCGCTGCCCGCGCACGTCCCGGCCCGCATGGCCGACGTCATCACCCGTGAGTGGGGCGCGCTGCGCATCCGCTCGTGGGACGAGAGCGGCTGGTGGACGGCCCCCGAGCGGACCGGCGACCGGATAGCCCCGCTCGTCGGCGCGGCCCCCGGGCAGATCGTCGTCGGCGACTCGACCAGCGTGAACGTCTTCAAGGCCGTCGTGGCCGCCGCCCGGCTGGCCGGGGAGGAGCGCGACGAGATCCTCGTCGACGCGACGACCTTTCCCACGGACGGGTACATCGCCGAGTCCGCGGCCCGCATGACCGGGCGCCGGATCGTGCCCGTCGCGCCGGCCGAGGTGGCCGGCGCCGTCGGGCCGCGTACCGCCGCCGCCCTGGTCAACCACGTGGACTTCCGCACCGGCCGACTGCACGACCTGCCCGGCATCACCGCCGCCGTGCGGGCGGCCGGCGCGCTGGCCGTCTGGGACCTGTGCCACAGCGCCGGCGCGCTGCCGGTCGGCCTGGACACGCACGGCGTCGACCTGGCGGTCGGCTGCACGTACAAGTACTTGAACGGCGGTCCCGGCTCGCCCGCGTACCTGTACGTCGCCGAGCGGCACCAGGGCGTCTTCGATTCGCCGCTGCCCGGCTGGAACTCGCACGCCGACCCGTTCGGCATGACGCCCGGCTACGCGGCGGCGGACGGCGCGGCGCGCGGCCGGGTCGGCACTCCCGACATCCTGTCGATGCTGGCCCTGGAGTCGGCGCTCGACGTGTGGGACGGGGTGGCGATCGAGGACGTGCGCGCCAAGTCGCTCGCCCTGACGGACTTCTTCCTGGAGTGCGTCCGGGGGTACGTGCCGGACGGCGTGGTCGAGTCGCTGACGCCCGCGGCGCACGCCGAACGGGGCAGTCAGGTGGCGCTGCGCTGCGACGCGGCCCCTGCGGTGATGGCGGAGCTGATCGCGCGCGGCGTCGTCGGCGATCTGCGCAGGCCGGACGTGCTGCGCTTCGGCTTCACGCCGCTGTACGTCGGCTTCGCGGACGCCGAGCGGGCGGCGCGGGTGCTGGCGGAGGTCGTCACCGACCTGGGCGTCGCGGCCTGA
- a CDS encoding tryptophan 2,3-dioxygenase, giving the protein MSTFPDASGAGSVDDPNLDFAGTTPYEDYVQADVLTHLQHLRSDDPGEMVFLVTTQVMELWFTVIVHEWETASRALREDRIPVALDALKRSVRELEALNHSWRPLAQLTPAQFNAYRGALGEGSGFQSAMYRRMEFLLGEKSASMLVPHRGAPRVHAELEKALQEPSLYDEVLRLLARRGLPVPDAVLGRDLALRYEPSPEVETVWAGIYADPDQNGELVRLGEALSDVAELVWRWRNDHLVATRRAMGSKTGTGGSAGVAWLEKRAQKNVFPELWTARSHV; this is encoded by the coding sequence ATGTCTACTTTCCCCGATGCCTCCGGAGCCGGTTCGGTCGATGACCCGAACCTCGACTTCGCGGGCACCACGCCGTACGAGGACTACGTCCAGGCGGACGTTCTCACCCACCTCCAGCACCTCCGCTCCGACGATCCGGGCGAGATGGTCTTCCTGGTCACGACCCAGGTCATGGAGCTGTGGTTCACCGTGATCGTCCACGAGTGGGAGACCGCGAGCCGCGCCCTGCGCGAGGACCGGATCCCGGTGGCGCTGGACGCGCTCAAGCGCTCCGTGCGCGAGCTGGAGGCCCTGAACCACTCCTGGCGGCCGCTCGCCCAGCTCACCCCGGCACAGTTCAACGCCTACCGCGGCGCCCTCGGCGAGGGCTCCGGCTTCCAGTCGGCGATGTACCGGCGGATGGAGTTCCTGCTCGGCGAGAAGTCCGCGTCCATGCTGGTGCCGCACCGCGGCGCGCCGCGCGTGCACGCCGAGCTGGAGAAGGCGCTGCAGGAGCCGAGCCTGTACGACGAGGTGCTGCGGCTCCTCGCCCGGCGCGGGCTGCCGGTGCCGGACGCGGTCCTCGGCCGCGACCTGGCGCTGCGCTACGAGCCCTCGCCCGAGGTCGAGACGGTCTGGGCCGGTATCTACGCCGACCCCGACCAGAACGGTGAGCTGGTGCGGCTCGGCGAGGCGCTCAGCGACGTCGCCGAACTGGTCTGGCGCTGGCGCAACGACCACCTGGTCGCCACCCGGCGGGCCATGGGCTCGAAGACCGGCACCGGCGGTTCGGCGGGCGTGGCCTGGCTGGAGAAGCGGGCGCAGAAGAACGTGTTCCCCGAGCTGTGGACGGCGCGCAGCCATGTCTGA
- a CDS encoding alpha/beta hydrolase, with product MPDPAARDAAEEASAFSHPAVAPDASAPYGEHPDQVVDFYAPRDGRQQAPLVVALHGGAWRAPYDRQHLTPFVDFLARHGFAVASVEYRRGSDIPRQGGTAPVAGRWPETFDDVAAALDAVPDLAAAHLPQADPRRIVLTGHSAGGHLALWAAARHVLPQGSPWRLPAAPALRGVVALAPIGHFARAVELDVCGGAVTQLLGGEAEAEGRMPYADPAALLPTGIATTIVQGREDIVVPAEVADAYVEAAAKAGETVGLTLLEDIGHFPLIDPAADACAVVAEEIAQLAW from the coding sequence ATGCCGGATCCCGCCGCACGCGACGCCGCCGAAGAAGCATCGGCCTTCTCGCACCCGGCCGTCGCCCCTGACGCGTCCGCCCCGTACGGCGAACACCCGGACCAGGTCGTCGACTTCTACGCCCCGCGCGACGGCAGACAGCAGGCCCCGCTCGTCGTCGCGCTGCACGGCGGAGCGTGGCGGGCACCCTACGACCGGCAGCACCTGACCCCTTTCGTGGACTTTCTGGCGCGCCACGGCTTCGCCGTCGCCAGCGTCGAGTACCGACGCGGCAGCGACATCCCCCGGCAGGGCGGCACGGCGCCGGTCGCCGGCCGCTGGCCGGAGACCTTCGACGACGTGGCCGCCGCGCTGGACGCCGTACCGGACCTCGCCGCCGCGCACCTGCCGCAGGCCGACCCGCGCAGGATCGTGCTCACCGGGCACTCGGCGGGCGGGCATCTGGCCCTGTGGGCCGCGGCCCGGCACGTCCTTCCGCAGGGCTCGCCGTGGCGGCTGCCCGCCGCGCCGGCGCTGCGCGGTGTCGTCGCCCTCGCCCCGATCGGGCACTTCGCGCGGGCCGTGGAACTGGACGTGTGCGGCGGCGCGGTGACCCAGCTGCTCGGCGGCGAGGCGGAGGCTGAGGGCCGGATGCCGTACGCGGATCCGGCCGCGCTGCTGCCGACGGGGATCGCGACCACGATCGTGCAGGGCCGCGAGGACATCGTGGTGCCGGCGGAGGTCGCGGACGCGTACGTGGAGGCGGCGGCGAAGGCCGGCGAGACGGTGGGGCTGACCCTTCTGGAGGACATCGGCCACTTCCCGCTGATCGATCCGGCGGCGGACGCGTGCGCGGTCGTCGCGGAGGAGATCGCCCAACTGGCATGGTGA
- a CDS encoding cytochrome P450: MDVAFDPWSPEFVADPYPAYAELRATGRAHWYAPTRQWLIPHYEDVSALLRDRRLGRTYTHRFTHEEFGREAPDAAHEPFHTLNDHGLLDLEGADHTRIRRLVSKAFTPRTVENLVPTVRRLAAGLVGGLVERGGGDLLAEVAEPLPVAVIAEMLGIPEGEEERGRLRPWSAAICGMFELNPSEETARQAVRASIEFSDYLRELIERRRKSPGDDLISGLIGVEDLTEQEMISTCVLLLNAGHEATVNTTVNGWWTLLREGVLPDPEKLSTAVEELLRYDTPLQMFERWVLDDIEVGGQVIPRGSEVALLFGSANRDPARFGPTADVLDLTRVDNPHITFGAGIHYCLGAPLARVELSAVFAELLHRAPSLRLAAEPVWKPGYVIRGVDELLVEL; the protein is encoded by the coding sequence ATGGACGTTGCTTTCGACCCCTGGTCACCGGAGTTCGTCGCCGACCCCTACCCCGCCTACGCCGAGTTGCGGGCGACCGGACGCGCCCACTGGTACGCGCCGACCCGGCAGTGGCTGATCCCGCACTACGAGGACGTGTCGGCGTTGCTGCGGGACCGGCGGCTCGGGCGCACGTACACGCACCGCTTCACCCATGAGGAGTTCGGACGGGAGGCACCGGACGCGGCGCACGAGCCGTTCCACACGCTCAACGACCACGGGCTGCTCGACCTGGAGGGGGCGGACCACACGCGGATCCGGCGGCTGGTCTCCAAGGCGTTCACGCCGCGGACGGTGGAGAACCTGGTGCCGACGGTGCGCCGGCTCGCCGCCGGCCTGGTCGGGGGCCTTGTGGAGCGGGGCGGCGGGGACCTGCTCGCGGAGGTCGCCGAGCCGCTGCCGGTCGCGGTGATCGCCGAGATGCTGGGAATCCCGGAGGGAGAGGAGGAGCGGGGCCGGCTGCGGCCCTGGTCGGCCGCGATCTGCGGGATGTTCGAGCTGAATCCCTCGGAGGAGACGGCCCGGCAGGCGGTCCGGGCGTCGATCGAGTTCTCGGACTACCTGCGGGAGTTGATCGAGCGGCGGCGGAAGAGTCCGGGGGACGACCTGATCTCGGGGCTGATCGGCGTGGAGGATCTGACCGAGCAGGAGATGATCTCCACCTGCGTGCTGCTGCTGAACGCGGGCCACGAGGCCACGGTGAACACCACGGTCAACGGCTGGTGGACGCTGCTCAGGGAGGGCGTGCTGCCGGATCCCGAAAAGTTGTCCACAGCTGTGGAAGAACTGCTGCGGTACGACACCCCGCTGCAGATGTTCGAGCGCTGGGTGCTGGACGACATCGAGGTCGGCGGCCAGGTGATCCCGCGTGGCTCGGAGGTGGCGCTGCTGTTCGGCTCGGCGAACCGGGACCCGGCGCGGTTCGGGCCGACGGCCGACGTGCTGGACCTGACCCGCGTGGACAACCCGCACATCACCTTCGGCGCGGGGATCCACTACTGCCTGGGCGCGCCGCTGGCGCGGGTGGAGCTGTCCGCGGTCTTCGCGGAACTCCTCCACCGCGCGCCCTCGCTCCGCCTCGCGGCGGAACCGGTGTGGAAGCCGGGCTACGTGATCCGGGGCGTCGACGAACTCCTCGTGGAGCTGTGA
- a CDS encoding sensor histidine kinase, with translation MPRGDGRTIAAEVRRVLRADLGATGPDPLPPLSGPRGPLLLRWVRWMPHGLVLLTAALLASYELKELTARLGVSAAGAVVLVAAQSGCVLLALFRPLNALWFSLTLAVVVAVLSKTYATEDGVPMWPWLRDGPWPWPVGGILAHALVLLLLALRVRVRVAAQALMLSLLVGPVLEALTGDHPHMQTASSAALAFAVVVLVGASMRGRRVAGVRLVEQEVLTAEERTRRTILEERSRIARELHDVVAHHMSVISIQAQVAPHLVEDPPEELRENLAAIRRNAVDALTELRRVLGVLRAEEANGTAEAAPQAPLPTLDRLDALLDNARAAGLDVTSEVVGERRAATPGVELSAYRIVQEALSNALRHAPGGTARVELSYSAPGLRVRVTNTAGTQGSRVRKGAGVGAGAGHGLLGMRERTAMLGGELATGPTPDGGYEVSAFLPTEGERA, from the coding sequence GTGCCTAGGGGGGACGGCCGGACGATCGCGGCCGAGGTGCGTCGAGTGCTGCGCGCCGATCTCGGCGCGACCGGACCCGACCCGCTGCCGCCGCTGAGCGGGCCGCGCGGACCCCTGCTGCTGCGCTGGGTGCGGTGGATGCCGCACGGACTGGTGCTGCTGACGGCCGCGCTGCTCGCGTCTTACGAGCTCAAGGAACTGACGGCCCGTCTGGGCGTGAGCGCGGCCGGTGCGGTCGTGCTCGTCGCCGCGCAGTCCGGCTGCGTCCTGCTGGCGCTCTTCCGTCCGCTGAACGCGCTGTGGTTCTCGCTGACCCTCGCCGTCGTGGTCGCGGTGCTGTCGAAGACGTACGCCACCGAGGACGGGGTGCCGATGTGGCCGTGGCTCCGGGACGGGCCCTGGCCCTGGCCGGTCGGCGGGATACTGGCCCACGCCCTGGTCCTGCTGCTGCTCGCCCTTCGGGTCCGGGTCCGGGTCGCGGCCCAGGCACTGATGCTCAGCCTGCTCGTGGGTCCGGTGCTCGAAGCGCTCACCGGAGACCACCCGCACATGCAGACGGCGTCCTCGGCAGCCCTGGCGTTCGCGGTCGTGGTCCTCGTCGGCGCGTCGATGCGCGGCCGGCGCGTGGCCGGGGTCCGCCTCGTCGAGCAGGAGGTGCTGACGGCGGAGGAACGCACCCGCCGCACGATCCTGGAGGAGCGCAGCCGGATAGCGCGCGAGCTGCACGACGTCGTCGCCCACCACATGTCGGTGATCTCCATCCAGGCGCAGGTCGCCCCACACCTCGTCGAGGATCCACCGGAGGAGCTGCGGGAGAACCTGGCGGCCATACGCCGGAACGCGGTCGACGCGCTCACCGAACTCCGCCGCGTCCTCGGGGTCCTCCGCGCGGAGGAGGCGAACGGGACGGCGGAGGCGGCGCCGCAGGCCCCGCTGCCGACCCTCGACCGGCTCGACGCCCTGCTCGACAACGCGCGCGCGGCAGGGCTCGACGTGACCTCCGAGGTCGTCGGGGAGCGGCGGGCCGCGACGCCGGGCGTGGAACTCTCGGCGTACCGGATCGTCCAGGAGGCGCTGAGCAACGCGCTCCGGCACGCGCCGGGTGGTACCGCGCGGGTGGAACTCTCCTACTCCGCGCCGGGGCTGCGGGTCCGCGTCACCAACACGGCGGGCACGCAGGGGAGTCGGGTGCGGAAGGGAGCCGGGGTGGGCGCCGGCGCCGGGCACGGGCTGCTGGGCATGCGTGAGCGGACCGCCATGCTGGGCGGGGAACTGGCCACCGGGCCGACGCCCGACGGCGGTTACGAGGTGTCGGCGTTCCTGCCGACGGAGGGGGAGAGAGCATGA
- a CDS encoding response regulator transcription factor, with the protein MTAGTIRVLIADDQMMVRQGFTVLLNAEPGLEVVGQAVDGLDAVARVAETLPDVVLMDIRMPELGGIEATRRITAAHPGIRVLVLTTFDLDEYVYEALRAGASGFLLKDASADQLAEAVRVVAAGEALLSPGITRRLIAEFSRLSGEAPRVPLMRRVGELTERETEVLALIAQGLSNAEIARQLVVAEQTVKTHVGRILVKLGLRDRTQAAVFAYETGLVRPAGY; encoded by the coding sequence ATGACGGCCGGGACGATCCGGGTGCTGATAGCCGACGACCAGATGATGGTCCGGCAGGGTTTCACGGTGCTGCTGAACGCCGAGCCGGGCCTGGAGGTCGTCGGCCAGGCGGTGGACGGCCTCGACGCCGTCGCACGGGTGGCCGAGACGCTGCCGGACGTGGTCCTGATGGACATCCGGATGCCGGAGCTCGGCGGCATCGAGGCGACGCGCCGGATCACCGCGGCCCACCCCGGCATACGCGTTCTGGTGCTGACCACCTTCGACCTCGACGAGTACGTCTACGAGGCGCTGCGCGCAGGCGCGTCCGGATTCCTCCTCAAGGACGCCTCGGCCGACCAGTTGGCGGAGGCGGTCCGGGTCGTGGCGGCCGGGGAGGCGCTGCTGTCCCCGGGGATCACCCGGCGGCTGATCGCCGAGTTCTCCCGGCTGAGCGGTGAGGCGCCCCGCGTGCCGCTGATGCGGCGGGTGGGGGAGCTGACGGAGCGGGAGACGGAGGTGCTCGCGCTGATCGCGCAGGGCCTGTCGAACGCGGAGATCGCGCGGCAGTTGGTGGTGGCCGAGCAGACGGTGAAGACGCACGTGGGCCGGATCCTGGTGAAGCTGGGCCTCCGGGACCGCACACAGGCGGCGGTCTTCGCGTACGAGACGGGTCTGGTGCGGCCCGCGGGCTACTAG